The window GGATGGCGGCAATCGGCTGGACGTTTTCGAAGGTGAGGCCGTGGCCGGCGTGGGGCTCGATCCCGTTCTTGGCGGCGAGCGCGGCCATGTCGGTGATGCGCTTCAATTCGCGCGCCACCTTCTCGCTGTCTCCGTCGAGGAAGGCGTGGGCATATTCGCCGGTGTGGAATTCGACCACCGGCGCGCCCAGACGCAGCGCGGCGTCGAGCTGGCGCTCGTCCGCTTCGATGAAGAGGGACACGCGGATGCCTGCGCTCCGCAGTTCCTCGCAGATGGGCACCAGCGTGTTGTGCAGTCCTGCCGCGTCGAGCCCGCCCTCGGTGGTGCGCTCCTCGCGCTTTTCGGGGACGATGCAGGCGGCGTGGGGCTTGTGACGCAAGGCGATGGCGAGCATCTCGCGCGTGGCGGCCATTTCGAGGTTCAGCGGAAGATTGGTCGCCGCCTGAATACGCGCGAGGTCCTCGTCGCGGATATGGCGGCGGTCTTCGCGCAGGTGCGCGGTGATCCCGTCGCCGCCGACTGCCGCGACAATCTCGGCCGCGCGCACCGGATCGGGATGGTCCCCGCCGCGCGCATTGCGGATGGTGGCGACGTGA is drawn from Erythrobacter sp. and contains these coding sequences:
- a CDS encoding pyridoxine 5'-phosphate synthase — translated: MTGTLHPRPLRLGVNIDHVATIRNARGGDHPDPVRAAEIVAAVGGDGITAHLREDRRHIRDEDLARIQAATNLPLNLEMAATREMLAIALRHKPHAACIVPEKREERTTEGGLDAAGLHNTLVPICEELRSAGIRVSLFIEADERQLDAALRLGAPVVEFHTGEYAHAFLDGDSEKVARELKRITDMAALAAKNGIEPHAGHGLTFENVQPIAAIPQIAELNIGHYLIGEAVFVGLENAIRRMRELMDAAR